A window of the Salinirubellus salinus genome harbors these coding sequences:
- a CDS encoding ATP-binding protein, with the protein MTEESRAEDFIADAERHNEWWSEGVGQDLEEAVDLTPRSDFHKILEAVHKHDEKGTDNLVYPIYGSTGIGKTTLLYQLVAALIGTTEFPPKDPEFDIVSSISPRQILYLPLEASQYHLERPGEGIERLKQVIDYFYSHIAPRHGTKYILIDDVDILNLDENEKETLLEFVNEDTYLFLTGIVKEQVNLRELTKADKIDHVERPWGVLPMKFVDTIGHPEEEGGLSVDFNHEFREELESLRSDRIAGPHPIKDVRRGLNLKSSDTSINSAIDSLNSLYFEFFNPSERDDFHDAARDYLRKGGTLHQTDDSSIRNEIVRSHFLLYLYKGLAKYGSIQNPENLHRLSSIAASQGGEELQYTEISNRIGVDRRTVDSYLGILDDGIAVTESHDYSLRRHRRTRLYLRNPRHVVLLSQRQEHFGFEEYSQQNDLNFDFEYKLARTVAFDHAMRLSFAVKAYEVEYCPTDAGLVDYVLHREGKVLPFILSYHPHTESAEQIATEFDPGVGQHTEDDSEDLRDLDYEAPYRFIITDSLPKEVRENGSLVVEKNDVNICYLPFWLFLLIC; encoded by the coding sequence ATGACTGAGGAATCCCGAGCAGAGGATTTCATCGCCGACGCCGAGCGTCATAACGAATGGTGGAGCGAGGGAGTAGGTCAAGATTTGGAGGAGGCTGTAGATCTCACACCCCGTTCAGACTTCCATAAGATTCTGGAAGCGGTACACAAGCACGATGAAAAAGGGACTGACAACTTAGTTTATCCAATCTATGGGTCGACAGGGATTGGCAAGACAACGCTCCTGTATCAACTCGTGGCGGCGTTAATAGGGACTACCGAATTTCCTCCAAAAGACCCTGAATTCGACATAGTCTCATCTATCTCACCACGTCAGATACTCTACCTCCCCCTTGAGGCATCCCAATACCATTTAGAACGCCCGGGTGAGGGAATTGAACGATTGAAGCAGGTAATTGACTACTTCTACTCTCATATTGCTCCTCGACATGGAACGAAGTACATTCTCATAGACGATGTCGATATTCTGAACCTTGACGAGAATGAGAAAGAGACCCTCTTAGAGTTCGTAAATGAGGACACCTATCTATTCCTGACAGGAATCGTCAAGGAGCAGGTCAACCTCCGTGAACTAACGAAGGCCGATAAGATTGATCACGTCGAAAGACCCTGGGGAGTACTCCCGATGAAATTTGTTGACACCATCGGGCATCCAGAAGAAGAGGGAGGGCTGAGCGTTGATTTCAACCACGAGTTTAGGGAAGAGCTTGAATCCCTCCGGTCTGATCGGATTGCTGGCCCGCATCCAATCAAAGATGTTCGGAGGGGACTCAACCTGAAATCATCCGACACTAGCATTAATTCCGCGATCGACTCCCTCAATTCGCTATATTTCGAGTTCTTCAATCCATCCGAACGCGACGATTTCCATGACGCTGCGCGTGATTACCTGAGAAAAGGTGGTACGTTACACCAGACTGACGACTCCTCCATCAGAAACGAGATTGTCCGTTCGCACTTTCTCCTATACCTCTACAAGGGACTAGCAAAATACGGCTCTATTCAGAACCCCGAGAACCTTCATCGGCTGAGTTCGATTGCTGCTAGTCAGGGGGGTGAGGAGCTCCAATACACAGAGATAAGCAACCGAATCGGCGTCGATAGACGAACGGTCGATAGCTACCTCGGCATCCTCGACGATGGAATCGCAGTAACTGAGTCTCACGACTATTCGTTGCGACGCCACCGACGAACGCGACTCTATCTTCGCAATCCTCGACACGTTGTGCTACTCTCACAGCGCCAGGAACACTTCGGATTCGAGGAATACAGTCAGCAGAACGATCTCAATTTCGACTTCGAGTACAAATTGGCTCGAACTGTGGCGTTCGACCACGCGATGCGTCTGTCGTTCGCGGTGAAAGCATACGAAGTCGAGTACTGTCCAACTGACGCCGGATTAGTTGATTATGTTCTCCATCGAGAGGGGAAAGTGCTGCCGTTCATTCTCTCTTACCATCCACATACTGAGTCGGCAGAACAAATCGCGACGGAGTTTGACCCCGGTGTCGGGCAGCATACTGAGGACGATAGTGAGGATCTCCGTGACCTCGATTACGAAGCACCATACCGCTTCATCATCACGGATAGCCTCCCGAAAGAGGTGCGAGAAAACGGGTCACTAGTTGTCGAAAAGAACGATGTAAACATCTGCTACCTTCCATTTTGGTTATTCTTACTCATCTGCTAG
- a CDS encoding Piwi domain-containing protein: MPTQADIEDGERIDITVQVVAELDRPTSKMAKRLKVRDTAGNEFPLAIWNNNALSDFAWESGRWYELEHAKGNEFRGEKSLNGSSRLRAEVVGSPVDDTDNSSASEKRSGDQLFDTLQDNLPYLSLFPFDRHFETLSVYEYRIEADDAFEDSPMDATYNLAAYLRSSSNAAVTHAGVMSLISTEPLEAYLPDPFTLTGETRVTLRADDTADNETMVRLLQQLMKKSIRTDEYETGRVDRIRTKEPVISGPEGLFEACLAYRLSIEVLPSGDAYVGVEASHHARSQATVDEYMNRVSATVDELVDTHVEHDPETYSTPGSGRLKGVSDKRFTDPIPDFGNQSLADWYERKDRVSDEMLEQLRSENPRLVEVQYNPNSDETSVHVPQLLRVSPRKEVVKQLAPRFHREWDRRAKMLPEERFQKATQFITGLDELPAVETSIDPTPVGPSISFMSTEVDRADNLRFGNDRTADLPGSGLSRYGVYRRPSSFKLHYLVPERYADDFVEFRGRIEKQLEDINCSPDETSYSEYVLGREIEYSNAAAAISDVDAVLAAVPSPTNDFIQDGTIDDPYGEFKKALGKQTIPSQMVRVDNLDNKWVVRNTALGIVAGAGGVPWRVDQMPGDADCFVGLDATRDPDTGQFLGASANVVLADGTVFVSKTQSLQSGETFDEDAVVDVLKDVHREFVRAEGEAPNSIVVHRDGRLFEDVDAILAPFDGTGIDIDILDIRKSGAPRAAFRRNEQFRVDHKGRIFIAQNDDYGFLTTTGRPEFDDSDGLGTPRTLRIVRRAGETPMQTLMEQVYWLSESHVGSAQRSTRLPITTYYADRCAEAARKGYLVNGEIIRGVPYI; encoded by the coding sequence ATGCCGACGCAGGCCGACATCGAGGATGGGGAAAGAATCGACATCACGGTCCAGGTGGTGGCTGAACTGGACCGGCCAACGAGTAAAATGGCCAAGCGGCTCAAAGTCCGCGACACTGCGGGTAACGAGTTCCCGCTCGCAATCTGGAACAATAACGCGCTGAGCGACTTCGCTTGGGAGTCGGGGCGCTGGTACGAACTTGAGCACGCAAAAGGAAACGAGTTCCGGGGTGAGAAGAGTCTGAACGGGTCTTCACGACTACGCGCTGAAGTCGTCGGATCACCCGTGGATGACACCGACAACAGCAGCGCGTCAGAGAAGAGGTCCGGGGATCAGCTATTCGACACGCTTCAGGATAATCTTCCGTACCTCTCGCTGTTCCCCTTCGATCGCCACTTCGAGACGCTATCTGTCTACGAGTACCGCATCGAAGCCGACGACGCGTTCGAGGACAGTCCGATGGACGCGACGTACAATCTCGCAGCGTACCTCCGCTCGTCCAGTAACGCGGCCGTCACGCACGCGGGCGTGATGTCGCTCATATCTACCGAGCCGCTGGAGGCGTACCTGCCTGACCCGTTTACACTCACGGGTGAAACTCGGGTCACCCTCCGAGCTGACGACACGGCTGACAACGAGACGATGGTTCGTCTCCTCCAGCAGCTGATGAAGAAGAGCATCAGAACCGACGAGTACGAGACGGGGCGGGTGGACCGTATCCGCACGAAGGAACCCGTTATCAGTGGGCCAGAGGGACTCTTCGAGGCGTGTCTCGCATATCGGCTTAGCATTGAGGTGCTTCCCTCCGGTGACGCCTACGTCGGGGTTGAGGCTAGCCACCACGCCCGCAGCCAGGCGACCGTCGACGAGTACATGAACCGAGTGAGCGCGACGGTCGACGAACTCGTCGACACGCACGTCGAACACGACCCAGAAACCTACTCGACGCCCGGGAGCGGGCGACTCAAGGGCGTCTCAGACAAGCGGTTCACAGACCCGATTCCGGACTTCGGAAATCAGTCGCTCGCGGACTGGTACGAGCGAAAGGACCGCGTCTCGGACGAGATGCTGGAACAGCTTCGCTCGGAGAACCCGCGGCTCGTCGAAGTGCAATACAATCCCAACAGCGACGAGACGAGTGTCCACGTCCCGCAACTTCTCCGCGTCTCCCCGCGCAAAGAAGTCGTCAAGCAGTTGGCTCCGCGTTTCCATCGGGAGTGGGATCGCCGTGCGAAGATGCTCCCTGAGGAACGATTCCAGAAGGCGACGCAGTTCATTACAGGCCTGGATGAACTCCCGGCAGTCGAGACAAGCATCGACCCGACGCCCGTCGGGCCGAGTATTTCGTTCATGTCCACGGAGGTCGACCGCGCGGACAATCTCCGGTTCGGTAACGACCGCACCGCTGACCTCCCCGGCTCCGGCCTGAGTCGATACGGCGTCTACCGTCGTCCGTCCTCGTTCAAACTCCACTACCTCGTCCCGGAACGGTATGCAGACGACTTCGTTGAGTTCCGAGGTCGGATCGAGAAGCAACTCGAGGACATCAACTGCTCGCCGGACGAAACGTCCTACAGCGAGTACGTGTTGGGTCGTGAAATCGAGTACAGTAACGCAGCCGCTGCCATCAGCGATGTCGACGCTGTTCTCGCTGCTGTCCCATCGCCGACGAACGACTTCATTCAGGACGGTACCATCGACGACCCGTACGGGGAGTTCAAGAAGGCGCTCGGCAAGCAGACGATTCCGTCGCAGATGGTCCGAGTGGACAACCTCGACAACAAGTGGGTCGTCCGCAACACCGCGCTCGGTATCGTTGCTGGCGCTGGCGGTGTCCCTTGGCGTGTCGACCAGATGCCCGGTGATGCCGACTGCTTCGTCGGTCTCGACGCGACCCGTGACCCGGATACCGGACAGTTCCTCGGCGCGAGCGCGAACGTCGTGCTCGCAGACGGGACCGTGTTCGTCTCGAAGACGCAATCTCTCCAGTCCGGAGAGACGTTCGACGAGGACGCCGTTGTCGACGTACTCAAAGACGTTCACAGAGAGTTCGTCCGGGCCGAGGGCGAAGCACCCAACAGTATCGTCGTTCACCGCGACGGTCGACTGTTCGAAGATGTCGACGCCATCCTGGCCCCGTTCGACGGGACGGGAATCGACATCGACATCCTCGACATCCGGAAGAGCGGGGCGCCCCGTGCGGCGTTCCGACGTAACGAACAGTTCCGCGTCGACCACAAGGGGCGCATCTTCATCGCGCAGAACGACGACTACGGCTTCCTCACGACCACGGGCCGACCCGAATTCGACGATAGCGATGGACTCGGAACCCCGCGAACGCTCCGCATCGTCCGGCGAGCGGGTGAGACACCGATGCAGACGCTAATGGAACAAGTATACTGGCTCAGCGAGAGCCACGTCGGGAGCGCCCAGCGGAGCACACGGCTTCCGATAACGACCTACTACGCGGACCGGTGTGCCGAGGCTGCACGGAAGGGGTACCTCGTCAACGGCGAGATAATCAGAGGAGTACCGTACATCTGA
- a CDS encoding metal-dependent hydrolase encodes MGNFDEHLNAGKAAGLLAAVVVGFLVLDRGGGIGETIIVAAGVGGVLVVGSLLPDIDHQASKPRQAAGSLGALTVVGGVIGLVVFAPDSVALLGGLVNTLGVGGSPSTLGIGVLVIGAVVLLATGGDTFDSLTTHRGFTHSLAFVALVGVTALVATQQLASLGGVLGVFEGQNGVLVAGAAAAGVLVHLAVDS; translated from the coding sequence ATGGGGAACTTCGACGAACATCTCAACGCGGGGAAGGCCGCCGGACTACTTGCTGCCGTAGTCGTTGGCTTCCTCGTTCTTGACCGCGGTGGAGGCATCGGAGAAACAATCATCGTCGCCGCCGGCGTCGGCGGCGTCCTCGTGGTAGGATCGCTACTACCGGACATCGATCATCAGGCGTCAAAACCACGGCAAGCTGCTGGCAGTCTGGGGGCACTCACGGTCGTCGGGGGCGTTATCGGACTCGTCGTGTTCGCACCAGATAGCGTCGCGCTACTCGGTGGACTCGTGAACACACTGGGTGTCGGTGGGAGTCCGTCTACTCTGGGTATCGGTGTTCTCGTGATCGGTGCGGTCGTCCTCCTCGCCACCGGTGGTGACACGTTCGATTCACTGACCACGCATCGTGGGTTCACGCATTCCCTGGCGTTTGTCGCCCTCGTTGGCGTCACGGCTCTGGTCGCTACCCAACAGCTCGCCAGTCTTGGTGGCGTCCTTGGTGTCTTCGAGGGACAGAACGGTGTATTAGTAGCCGGTGCAGCTGCTGCCGGAGTTCTCGTTCATCTCGCGGTGGACAGCTAG
- a CDS encoding tyrosyl-DNA phosphodiesterase, whose product MKFDIPLNTDESDASHVEIFKSWRSFSDVFEGAKRMRVVTYCDSPEFILDLFEDLENLERLEVVVGDVDDYRERLIDKPDLADRLEQLRRDDKLVIYLCENKEVHSKLYLIEYPEEDHAGEEADEDDQMTLGGEATTESDSSAEASAAPAKVVIGSPNLSRNAWSNQTNVGVVYDTTVESDLYAQFEDLYQDHRDSYNKGGPFLEDLSEQLEQSNDDREEVIKLYTEGRVGTQDELGEVHGRLADHIDAEVETVDLALDGGTSSEDERSQSADDAAGTDESAGDGDPDMADAPQDRITLSLRGYDESTVSTLSQMTDFDATVSNDTLTTTPDAFQRYAQQVFDVPTMHLNEDRDQLKFHYDGTVYRVTQPPKSPEKVDEALEEIENYFATVDDYGNSNNSTAVKAHMYEALLWFFWAPFANRQAVFYRQHGINLDKALPYLYIFGESNGGKGTFCRFALSLISGNRVEAPVDADEIGKRKVRNLRSAHTSFPVVVDDITKQKVNSLDTLRNYWSGWTGETSFPMFAFISNDKRPGEWFRNRAKILRFDVNFMTSHQGEAEVNRLIDTENPIFQWFGHKYLNRDLVLGEDSDALREVRAAMLDLYEFADRPVPDYFPTEPAEQAYDTGRERWRNLIDREDVEISKDGDTLQVTFPESMSFELHEYKRDPPMTVRIEKRGLDLIIKTPDEFFDWLGETTADDPREGFLSRARNLLKR is encoded by the coding sequence ATGAAATTCGATATACCACTCAACACGGACGAATCGGACGCCAGCCACGTGGAGATATTCAAGAGCTGGCGGTCGTTCTCCGACGTCTTCGAGGGTGCAAAGCGGATGCGCGTGGTCACCTACTGTGATTCGCCCGAGTTCATCCTCGACCTCTTCGAGGATCTGGAGAACTTAGAACGGCTGGAGGTCGTTGTCGGAGACGTCGACGACTATCGCGAGCGACTCATCGATAAGCCAGACCTCGCGGACCGACTGGAACAACTGCGCCGAGACGACAAACTGGTCATCTACCTCTGTGAGAACAAGGAGGTTCACTCGAAACTCTACTTGATCGAATACCCGGAGGAGGATCACGCAGGCGAGGAAGCCGATGAGGACGACCAGATGACACTCGGTGGAGAAGCGACCACAGAATCGGACTCGTCAGCGGAGGCCAGTGCAGCACCGGCGAAGGTCGTCATCGGGTCACCGAACCTATCCCGCAATGCCTGGTCGAACCAGACGAACGTCGGGGTCGTGTACGACACGACGGTAGAGAGCGACCTCTACGCACAGTTCGAAGACCTGTATCAGGATCACAGAGACTCCTATAACAAGGGGGGTCCTTTCCTCGAGGACCTCTCCGAACAGCTTGAGCAGTCGAATGACGACCGCGAAGAGGTAATCAAACTGTACACGGAGGGGCGCGTTGGGACACAAGACGAACTCGGAGAGGTCCATGGCCGCCTCGCTGACCACATCGATGCTGAAGTTGAGACGGTAGATCTCGCGCTCGATGGCGGAACAAGCTCCGAAGACGAACGCAGTCAATCAGCGGATGACGCCGCGGGAACCGATGAGTCAGCAGGGGACGGTGATCCCGACATGGCTGATGCGCCACAGGATCGTATCACGCTGTCACTCAGGGGGTACGACGAGTCGACGGTGAGTACACTGTCTCAGATGACCGATTTCGACGCGACGGTGTCGAACGATACGCTGACCACAACCCCAGACGCTTTCCAGCGGTACGCCCAGCAGGTCTTCGACGTGCCGACGATGCACCTGAACGAAGATAGGGATCAGCTCAAGTTCCACTACGACGGCACGGTCTACCGCGTCACGCAACCACCGAAGAGTCCGGAGAAGGTAGACGAGGCGCTTGAAGAGATTGAGAACTACTTCGCGACCGTCGACGACTACGGGAATTCCAATAATTCTACGGCGGTCAAGGCGCACATGTACGAAGCGCTCCTCTGGTTCTTCTGGGCCCCCTTCGCGAACCGACAAGCAGTCTTCTACCGACAGCACGGCATCAACCTCGACAAAGCGCTCCCCTACCTCTACATCTTCGGAGAATCGAACGGTGGGAAAGGCACCTTCTGCCGCTTCGCCCTGTCACTAATCAGTGGAAACCGCGTGGAGGCTCCGGTCGACGCTGACGAGATTGGCAAACGGAAAGTCCGGAATCTCAGATCGGCACACACGTCGTTCCCCGTCGTAGTCGACGACATCACCAAGCAGAAAGTGAACTCGTTAGATACGCTCCGGAACTACTGGAGCGGGTGGACCGGGGAAACGTCCTTCCCGATGTTCGCGTTCATATCCAACGACAAGCGGCCAGGAGAGTGGTTCCGGAACCGAGCCAAGATACTCCGATTCGACGTCAACTTCATGACCTCCCATCAGGGTGAGGCAGAAGTGAATCGCCTCATCGACACGGAGAATCCAATCTTCCAGTGGTTCGGACATAAATACCTGAACCGTGACCTCGTACTGGGAGAAGACTCAGATGCACTCCGTGAAGTCAGAGCCGCGATGCTGGATCTCTACGAATTTGCTGACCGCCCCGTACCGGACTACTTCCCGACCGAACCGGCCGAGCAAGCGTACGATACCGGTCGGGAGCGCTGGCGTAACCTCATCGACCGCGAGGATGTCGAGATTAGCAAAGACGGGGATACACTTCAGGTGACGTTTCCGGAGTCGATGAGCTTCGAGCTACATGAGTACAAACGCGACCCACCGATGACGGTTCGAATTGAGAAGCGAGGCCTCGATTTGATCATCAAGACGCCGGACGAGTTCTTCGACTGGCTTGGTGAGACGACTGCCGACGATCCCAGGGAAGGATTCCTATCTCGAGCCCGAAACCTATTGAAGAGATAA
- a CDS encoding HesA/MoeB/ThiF family protein, whose translation MTGAYRARAVGEKSPPSQAAEFQFALSEGTWETLDRFLKPPEGHHLHGLPERGAIGIITPSTGDRRTTYLLQKVAEPGPGDVYFDGQLKFHPDYTLRAINEAAEVPGAGLIFIHTHPGSGATPSAPDKIADKEELYDIGLNLGSEVPLAAGIVTDRPNPETGQREWSVRAYEFVYPNSSTAKGASRTGEETGEFTHATAVRVVGERIRKLPTIRNATGPAGTGGAIDSEAQGSTVELWGERGQQTLAGFRVGVVGLGGVGSLLAEQLARLGVEETVFVDFDYLERANLNRSYGATSDDVGKPKVEVAKEIAERSATNPQFTAQAEYGSVVEEDEEHACLPQLLDCDIIINAADTHWVRYLLDEVSHAHLIPVLDGGTELIPNDDKDELDIGSRSLISATGPGHPCLECTGHWFHGDQEEGVIHDREPDAARGAGYVQGMDDGEELADDGEGDERAPSVATNNGLVASLLALRFQALAVGITSRALVGSQEYDALFGTVDWQEDSNNEKRISCKEDCNRKEALARGDHYELPTEPDPTFHKILEEHREDNQQQKTTPDAKEQAERSVFQRITAYIARLVNRGLKGRTQ comes from the coding sequence ATGACAGGAGCGTACCGTGCCCGTGCAGTCGGTGAGAAGTCGCCACCTAGTCAGGCGGCAGAATTCCAGTTTGCGCTCAGTGAAGGGACATGGGAGACACTTGACCGATTCCTGAAGCCGCCCGAAGGCCACCATCTGCATGGTTTACCCGAGCGAGGAGCAATCGGAATCATCACCCCGAGCACGGGAGACAGAAGGACGACGTACCTGTTACAGAAGGTCGCCGAACCGGGTCCGGGAGACGTCTACTTTGACGGTCAGCTAAAGTTCCACCCAGACTATACGCTACGGGCAATCAACGAGGCTGCAGAAGTGCCAGGAGCAGGCCTGATATTCATCCACACCCACCCGGGAAGTGGTGCGACTCCGTCAGCCCCCGACAAAATAGCTGATAAAGAAGAGCTGTACGACATCGGTTTGAATCTCGGCTCAGAAGTCCCGCTCGCAGCGGGTATCGTGACAGATCGTCCTAACCCCGAGACTGGCCAACGCGAATGGTCAGTTAGAGCCTATGAGTTCGTCTATCCAAACTCATCAACAGCTAAAGGGGCAAGCCGTACTGGAGAGGAAACAGGTGAATTCACGCACGCAACAGCGGTCCGCGTTGTAGGCGAACGAATCAGAAAGCTCCCAACGATCAGAAACGCTACGGGGCCGGCTGGTACGGGCGGAGCGATTGACTCAGAGGCTCAGGGTTCGACGGTAGAGCTCTGGGGTGAACGCGGCCAACAGACGCTTGCAGGGTTCCGCGTTGGAGTCGTAGGCCTCGGCGGCGTCGGTTCGCTCCTCGCCGAACAATTAGCGCGTCTCGGCGTAGAAGAAACGGTCTTCGTCGACTTTGACTACCTCGAACGTGCGAACCTCAATCGATCTTACGGCGCTACATCTGATGATGTCGGTAAGCCGAAAGTCGAGGTGGCAAAGGAGATCGCAGAGCGGTCGGCAACGAACCCACAATTCACCGCACAGGCAGAATACGGAAGTGTAGTGGAGGAAGACGAGGAGCACGCCTGCCTTCCGCAACTGCTCGACTGCGATATCATCATCAACGCCGCCGACACGCATTGGGTTCGGTATCTTCTCGATGAGGTTTCGCATGCTCATCTTATCCCCGTTCTTGACGGAGGTACCGAGCTCATTCCGAATGATGATAAAGATGAACTCGACATCGGGTCTAGATCGCTCATCTCTGCTACTGGACCAGGGCATCCATGTCTTGAGTGCACTGGCCACTGGTTCCACGGAGATCAGGAAGAGGGCGTGATTCACGATAGAGAGCCAGATGCCGCCCGTGGAGCTGGATACGTTCAAGGCATGGATGACGGTGAAGAACTGGCAGATGATGGCGAAGGTGATGAGCGGGCGCCCTCCGTAGCCACGAACAACGGGCTCGTGGCATCACTCTTGGCCCTCCGTTTCCAAGCGCTTGCAGTCGGCATCACCTCACGAGCACTTGTTGGCAGTCAGGAGTATGATGCTCTCTTTGGTACGGTTGACTGGCAAGAAGATAGCAATAATGAAAAACGGATCTCATGCAAGGAGGACTGCAATCGGAAAGAAGCACTCGCACGGGGAGACCACTATGAGTTGCCGACTGAGCCCGATCCGACGTTCCACAAGATTCTTGAAGAACACAGGGAGGACAATCAGCAACAAAAGACCACCCCAGATGCTAAGGAGCAAGCCGAGAGAAGCGTATTTCAGCGCATTACCGCATATATCGCTCGTCTTGTGAACCGAGGTCTGAAGGGTCGGACTCAGTAA
- a CDS encoding ribonuclease H-like domain-containing protein codes for MAGDLGVRLLALRCDALVDATTTAIEDLVDHFDADLIYIVEEKLDMRTVSTVERTASCPVIHTRRSAVHTETVDEITVSIVSSLDFIGGASTARGQGIPDDVDYIICDEVQTSADSVTMDVSLDGLEHLARFQHRIDREVTFLTGAMEASYDFVWQADVDGEGVRLPVRGISPTRRQGAPELACISLDSGGRIAVSTTPADKFGLRALSGVGKGTAPKLARNGYETRDDVAAATERELREVHGIGESKAQSIRQSAHALSEGCVIRLTDEAVPAAEYSPLFIDIETDGLNPSIIWLIGVYDPETDEYVDFIDTEPSRDNPGKATREFVTWLASEYDRTSLIAWNGHNFDFKHLSRFIRGYAPEYADYWSDSVFEYDLFDWAVRKDNAILPGRTNRVEDVAEALGHGRDSAAAAVDGRSLAKTIQRLLVSPERARDVDWDTARAYCEADVRELAAVYESIAEATPGHKRANVPADGNTTQTGLMDF; via the coding sequence ATGGCGGGCGACCTTGGAGTACGTCTGCTTGCTCTCCGGTGTGATGCGTTAGTCGACGCTACGACGACCGCCATCGAAGACCTCGTCGATCATTTTGATGCGGATCTCATCTACATCGTCGAAGAAAAGCTGGACATGAGAACGGTGAGCACTGTCGAGCGGACGGCCTCATGTCCGGTAATTCACACTCGGCGTAGCGCTGTTCACACAGAGACGGTTGACGAGATCACCGTGTCCATCGTCAGTTCGCTCGACTTCATCGGTGGGGCCTCGACCGCTCGCGGGCAAGGAATCCCAGACGACGTCGACTACATCATCTGTGACGAGGTCCAGACGAGCGCCGACTCAGTCACAATGGATGTCTCGCTCGATGGCCTCGAACACCTCGCTCGCTTCCAGCATCGAATCGACAGAGAAGTGACGTTCCTCACCGGAGCCATGGAGGCCAGTTACGATTTCGTGTGGCAAGCTGACGTCGACGGTGAGGGCGTTCGCCTGCCCGTCCGCGGGATTTCACCAACCCGACGACAGGGGGCTCCAGAACTCGCCTGCATCTCGCTTGATTCGGGTGGCCGCATCGCCGTATCCACGACACCCGCCGATAAATTCGGCCTCCGGGCGCTTTCGGGTGTGGGCAAGGGAACCGCCCCGAAACTCGCTCGAAATGGATACGAGACGCGTGACGACGTCGCAGCTGCGACAGAACGGGAGCTTCGCGAGGTTCATGGGATCGGTGAGTCGAAAGCTCAGAGCATCCGGCAGAGCGCCCACGCACTGTCCGAAGGATGCGTCATCCGTCTCACGGACGAAGCTGTCCCCGCAGCAGAGTATAGTCCGTTGTTCATCGATATCGAGACCGACGGCCTCAACCCAAGCATCATCTGGCTCATCGGCGTCTACGACCCTGAAACAGACGAGTACGTAGACTTCATCGATACGGAGCCGTCACGAGACAACCCAGGAAAAGCCACTCGAGAGTTCGTTACGTGGCTGGCCAGCGAGTACGATCGCACATCACTCATCGCGTGGAACGGCCACAACTTCGACTTTAAACACCTCAGCCGGTTCATTCGAGGATACGCACCGGAGTACGCAGACTACTGGTCGGACTCCGTGTTCGAGTACGACTTGTTCGATTGGGCTGTGCGAAAAGACAACGCCATCCTCCCCGGTCGGACGAACCGGGTCGAAGACGTCGCTGAGGCTCTCGGACATGGGCGCGACTCAGCTGCTGCCGCCGTGGATGGGAGATCACTGGCGAAGACCATCCAGCGGCTTCTCGTGTCTCCAGAGCGCGCTCGTGACGTAGACTGGGACACTGCGCGGGCATACTGTGAGGCAGACGTCCGTGAGCTGGCTGCAGTCTACGAATCGATTGCTGAGGCGACACCCGGCCACAAGCGTGCCAACGTTCCTGCTGATGGAAACACCACACAGACCGGACTCATGGACTTCTAA